The Vicinamibacteria bacterium genome segment GCGATGCCCGCCCTCAGAATCTCGTCGGCGCGCGACTGCTTCTCCGGAAATCGAGGATCGAACCGGTAGACCAGGACGTTCGTGTCAATGAGAGCGGCCACGTTCGTAGAGCTCGTCCCTCGTCCAACCTCGATCGCTCGCTTCGCGCGTCATTTCGTCGCGATCCGCCTGCCTCTTCTGTTGCCGCTCGGTCGCTCGATCGAAGAGCTGAAGGCGCTTCTCCGTATTCAACTTCGGCAAGGTGCGGCCCGGACTCAAGCGGATCCCGTCTCCGGAGGCGGACCACTGGATTTCGTCACCAGGCTCGATGCCGTATTTCTCCGCGAGGGCCTTGGGTATCGTGACTTGGAGCTTGCTCGTTACTTTCGCCACAGTGTCCTTATTTTAGCAAGGACCAAATCCGTGATCCAGAGAGGCTCCGCTCGCGCTGCAGACGGTCCGGAGATGATCCCTTCTTGGGCGCGCGGCTACACGTTGGATCGCGGGAGCGACTGAAGGATAATCGCATCTCGCCCGCTCGCTCGAACGCCGTTCTCGTGTTACCCTGAAATTCAATCTGCTCAAAACCAAATAGCTCGACGGCTCCGCGGGAAGTCGCCTGCAAGGAGGAAACCATGAGTATCGTCGGATTGGCGCTCATCGTGGTCGGAGGTATTGCTGCGCTCGTCACCGGAATCCTGATTCTGGTGCAGGCGTTCAAGGAAAGCGTCCTCTGGGGCCTCGGCTCGCTGCTCGTGCCTTTCGTAATCCTCATCTTCGTGGTGACTCACTGGAGCGACACCGGCAAGCTGTTTCTCTACAACATTGGTGCGTCTGCCGTCTTGCTGGTGGGCTCTCTCATGGCTGGACTGGGCGCACAGAATTTCCCCACGAACTGAGATCCTGCGAGCATCGAGCGGCTACGCGTCTCTCGCAGCAATCGACGGAAGGTTCAACGCCTCGCGAACGACGTAGAGCGGTCGTCGCCGCACTTCCGAGGCGATCGTGGCGACGTACTCCCCGACGACCCACAGCCCCAGTAACTGGACTCCCCCGAGGAAGAAGATCGAGCCCACGAGCGCCGGGGTATCGGTAAGCAACACGGCAGCGAGTGCGCCCACGCTCACGAGAGCACCGGCGAGGCCCAGCAAGCCGATGGGAAGGCTGCTGAAGCCGAACGCCGCCGCTTTCGCCAGACGCATCATGTCGCGCAAGCGATACTTGCTCTCGCCGCTCTGGCGCGCCGGGCGGTCGTAGTCGACGCTAAACTGGCGAAAGCCGATCCAGGCGACGAGCCCTCGCAGAAACCGCTGCTGCTCGGGAAGACTTCGCAGCGCTTCGGCTGCTTTTCGGGACAGGAGGCGGAAGTCGCCGGTATCGGTCGGTATGTCGATCCGGGTGAGCATCCGAAGCGCGCGGTAGAACAGGAAGGCGCTTCCCCGCTTGAACGCCGTCTCCCCCGGTCGAGCTCGCCGGCGGGCGTAGACCACGTCGTAGCCCTCCCTCCAGCGGGCGACGAGGTCCGGCAGCAGCTCCGGAGGATCCTGGAGATCCGAGTCCATCGTGACGATCGCTTCACCTCGCCCGTGGTCCAGCCCGGCGGTCAGGGCGATCTGGTGGCCGAAGTTGCGACTCAGAGCCAGGACCACGACTCGTTGATCCTGGGAAGCCAGTTCGCGAAGCAAACGAAGGGTTTGATCGGCGCTTCCGTCATCGACATAGAGAAGCTCGAAGCTCTCCCCCATCGTTTCGAGGGTGCCGACGAGGCGGCGATGGAGCTCCATCAGACCGGCCTCCTCGTTGAATACCGGAAGCACGATGCTGAGGGTCGGAGGGGTCACCATGGACGATCGGGTCGGTCCGTCCGTTCTCGGACCAGATGACCGCGCGAGCGGTGGGACCAGGCCTCGGATATCGAATCGAAGCTTCGCGCAAGCACGCGGCGTATGATGGACCGGACCCCGAATCGAGATCAAGACTCGGGTATAAAAGCCCTCATGGTTTCGGGCGAAGCGCGATCGAATCGACCGTGGCGGACGGCGTATTTCGCTACGACTTTGGCGATCGTTCTGCTCACCTACTTCCTTCGCCTCGGGTTCCTGGAAAGACGCGGTTTCAACCCGGACGAGCTCCAACACCTTCACAGCTCCTGGTGTATCTCGCAAGGGTTCTTGCCCTATCGGGACTACTTCGACCACCACACGCCCTGGCTGCATTTCGGCCTGTCGATCCTCTTTTCAGTCTTCGACGTGACCACCGATCCCGAGGAGGCGATTTCGCTCATTTTTTCGGGACGGCGGGCCATGTGGGTGATTACGGGGCTGATCCTCGCGTTGACGTTCTGGGTCGGACGTCAGCAACGAGGCGTCGACGTGGGGCTTATGGCCGTCCTGCTGCTTTCCAACACGGTCATGTTTCTCGGCAAGACGCTCGAGATCCGACCCGACGTTCCCGCGTCCGCACTCCTGGTTCTCGCGGTCGCTCTTTCTACCTCGGCCCTGCGAGTCCCTGGGCCTCAAAAGGCTCGTTGGCGTCTCGTATCGAGCGGCCTCGCGCTCGGCGCCGCGGTCATGTTCACCCAGAAGGCGCTGTTCGTCCTGCCCGGTTTCGCCGCGGCGCTCGCGCTTCACCTCTGGGAAGGGGGCAAGAGCCGCCTCAATGAGACGTCACGAAACGTGTACTGGCTCGCGGGTGGTTTCCTTCTCCCTATCCTGGGAACTCTGTCGTTCTTCGCAATCGAGGGCGCGCTCTCCGATTTCATCGAGCTGAGCTTCCTGATCAATCTGCGCTGGAAAGCCCGCCTGTCGGCGTGGCCGCTCTTCGAAGAGCTGACGGTTCAGAATCCGTTCCTCGTCGCCCTTGGCGTGCTGGGTCTCGTGAAAGCGGCGGTCGAGCTGCGTCGCCAGAGCCTTCCCCGAGCCGCCACCGCTCTACCCCTTCTCGCGACGATCTCCCTGGTCGTCGGCGCCTTCCTGATTCCCGTACCGCACCGTCACTACGCTCTCGCTTTCTTGCCTTTCGCCGCCGTCTATGCGGCCAAGGGCTTTTGGGACGTCGTCGTCGCGTTCCTCGCGCTTCTCCGACGAGGTTCCCGCCACGGCGCTGCGGCCATCCTTTTGATAACGCTCAGCCTGCATCCACTCTACCAATCGAGGGTTTTCTGGGAACGAAGGAACTGGAGCACGCTTCAAGCCATCGAATGGGTTCTCCGTAATGTCGGGCCCGATGAGACGGTACTCGACGGGTTCAGCGGTCTCGGAGTGTTTCGGCGGCACGCGTTCTTCTTCTTCTTCCTCCACGACGAGATTCGCCCCATGCTGCGGGACGAGGACTGGCGAGAGCTAGTCCAGGGCCTCGAGAGCGGCTCCATCGCACCCAAAGTCGTGGTCTTCGATCGTCACCTCGAGGAAGGGCCGCCGGAACTGCGAGAGCTCATCGAGCGCGATTACCTGCCCGCCGAGCCCGAGCCCGTACGCGTGAGATTCGTCCGCGAGTCATGGCGTGACGCTGGCCCGCGGGTGCTCGGCCTAAGAGCATCCCCATTGCCGTACGTCCTGGTCGAGGAGGGCTGGTATGCGCCGGAGGAAGAGGGGGGCATCGAGTTCCGCCGCTCGCGGGGAAAACGTTCCCGGCTGCGGGTGCCAATCGTCGAGCCCCAAGACTTCGAAGCCATCATTCGGGGTCGCGCGGAGATGACGGCTGACGACGTCACGATGGAGCTTGCCGTCAACGGTGTCTCGGTCGGCGAGCTCGAGCTTGTTTCCGGCTGGCAAGACTACGCCTTCTCGATATCGAAGAGCCGTCTGAAGCCGGGGCTCAACGATTTCTTGATCACGTTCTCGCAAACCCCGCGCCAGCTGGATCCGAGCCTTCCAGCCCGAAATACGGTCCTGGCGGTCCACTCGCTCTCGCTTCGGCTCCCATGAGCGAGGGCTCAGCAGGCTGATGAAAAAGTACGACCCAGCCTGCCGAGCGGCGGCCAAAACGTCTGCCGCGAGATCGGCGCGCTTGCCGCGCCGTAAGCAGCCCGAGCCGTGGCGGCCCGATCGATCACAGGTCCCGCCACGGCATTGAGTACTAGACGCCCACGTCATGGGATGTATCCGAGGGCCCTCAGCTGATCGCGCAACCGGTCGGGGATCGGCACGCTCTCGCCATCCAGTCTGCCCTGGGAAGAGATCTCGGCCACCCGCCCGGCGAGAAGACGCTGCAGCTTCGTGATTTCGTCGTGGCTCTCGTTGGCCAGGTTCTCCGTCTCCTCGGGATCTTCCACCGTATCGTAGAGCTCGATCCGACCGCTGCCCTCGTCCCAAATCAAATGGAGGCCGTCCGTTCGGAGAGAAAGCAATCCCGGCTCGTTCACTACTCCGCTTGCGACGAGGCCTTCCCCGGGCGCGTCATGGGGTGGATCGCCGTCCGATAGCCAGGGCGAGCGGTCACGCCCCTGCACGGCGGGGGGAATAGGCATCGACAGCACGCTCAGAAGCGTTGGCATGACGTCCTCGAGGCTCACGAGCTCGGAAATCCGGCGGCCGGCCCATGCCGCCCCTGGCTTTCGGATCCAGAGAGGGACGTGAAGTTGATGGTCGCACAGGCTATGGCCGTGCTCCCAGCTTCCGTGCTCCAGGAACTCCTCTCCGTGGTCGGAAGTGAGAACGACCCAGCTGCGGTCGAGGCGGCCCGAGCTTCGAAGCTCGCCGAGAAGCGTCCCGAGCTGTCGATCGAGACGGCGCACGGCCGCGGCGTACTTCGCCCTCCAAGAAACAAGTCGAGCGTTCTCTTCCCGATTCGCCCACGGTGTCGCATCGAGATGGCGAGCGCGTGCCGGATCGGCCGGCGATATCGGGCGGTCCTTCCCCAGGCTCGAGCTCGTCTTCAATGCGAGGTAATCGCGCTCCGGAGCCACGTAAGGTGCATGCGGGCCCAGGAAATGCAGATAAAGAAAGAAGGGCGACTCGGGATCTCGGGCCGCCAGCCATTCACGGGCCCGCTCGATGACCGCGCCGTCGTTCGCCTCGATGGAGTAGCGACCGAAGCCCTGCGCGTAGCCGAAATCGGCCGCGAGCCAGCTGTTCGAGACGAAGGCAACGGTCTCGAATCCCTGTCCGCTCAGGACCTCGGCGATCGTCACCGCCTGCTCCGACAAGGTGCTCGTGGCGTACGACGTGATTCCATTCTTTTCCAGCACACCATGACTCAAAGGAGAGAGTCCCGTCAGCAGGGACGCGATCGAGGGCTTCGTCCAGGGGGCGGCCGCAAAGGCCTGCTCGAAGCGAACCGATTCGAGGGCCAGCCAGTCGAGGCTCGGGGAAACCGGCCCATCGAATCCGTGGACGCCGAGAGTGTCGAAGCGAAGCGTGTCGACGACGATGAGAATGACCGAGGGCGACGCCGGCATTTGCGGAGGAGTTCGTTCCGCAACCCGAGGGTCACCCCAGGAAACTCGTATCCGGTCGGCCCAGGGCACTTCGTTCAGACTCCGCACGGGCCGATTCTCGAATCGCAACGTGACGTTCCGGCCCGCCCACGCTGCCAGGTCGAGTCTCGCCTGATGCCAGCGATTTTGATCATCCGCCCGCAGCGTTCGCCGAAACACCGGGACGGCAAACCGATCGTGAATCACGCTCGCGGCGAACTCGACACGGGCGCGCGGCGCTCGGCTCTCGCTCGCAACCGCGAAGGAGAACGTCAGCTCGGGATGAGCCGGAAGCGTCACCTCGAGGTCCAGCCGTCCGGGAAAATCGAGCCCGAGGGAAGGGAGACGGGCACCGTCGAGCTCGAGCTCGCCTGGAACCACCCCCTTCACCGGTTCCGCGAGCACGCGATCAATGAGTGAGATTTGCTCGGGCCCGCCACAAGAGATCGCCAGGAAGACCGAGAGACTGACCAGGGCCGCTCGTCGTCTACTGAGCCGTGGGTGGGCGCAGAATATCTTCATGGCGGGCGGCGTTCAATCTTAGGGTGCGCTCCGAGCGGGAGCAAGACCGAGCGAGCGAGCGATCATGGGAATATTTCTCGGCGTTCGCGGTACTAACAAGGTGAGCAGCCCGAGCCGGGGCGGCTGATCGATCGCGGCTCCCGCCATGGCGATGAGCAGATAGATTATGGACTGTCAGGAGGGCCTCCCATGATCCGACATGATGCTCTCGGCATAAGCCTCCTGTTACTGTTCGCCTCCCGCGCTGGCGCACAGCCCTCATCGACCGAACCCCCACCGCTCCCCGAGACGATCGTGCTTCAGGCAAAGCCGGAGCTGATATCCCTTCACATGGACGAAACCAGTCTCCATGAGTGCTTCCTCGAGGTCGGTGAGCTCGGGGGAATCACCATCCTGTTCGACGAAGCCTACCGCGACAAGCGGATCACGGTCGCTTGGGACGAGACCTCCTTCCAGGACGCATTGGAACGGCTGACGCTGATGCATCGCCTCTTCTACAAGATCCTCGATCCCCGCACGGTCATCATCGTGCCCGATAACGCGCAAAAGCACCGTCAATACGACGACATGTTTCTTCACACGTTCACGATTCGGTTTACCGACATCGAACTCATCGCGAACATGTTCCGAGCCCTTGCCGGTATCCAGCGCGTCCAGCCGAATGTCGAGCAGAGAGCGGTAACGGTTCGTGCGACTCGTGATCAGATCCTCGTGGCCCATGGCATCGTCGAGCGCAACGATCGGCCGGCGGCCGAGCTTCGCGTCGATGTCGAGGTCCTCGAGGCCCGCCTGTCTGCAGACCCACCCGTGGCGGTTCCCACTCTCGACGCCTATCACCGTTTCAAGTCAGATACCGAAGCGACGGTGCTGTTTACCGAGGCGCTACCGAGCGTGGCGGCCGGGCGCATTCACGTTGTCCTGCAGGGCGGTGCACCCGTGGTCGTCACTTCGTCACCGGTGGAAGGCGGGCAGTCGGAGGAAGCTCAACCCGAAGCCCGCTCCGTCGGTCTCGATCTGACAATCGTTCCCGAGGCCCTCGAGGGAAGTGCCGTCAGAATGGCGGTCAGCCTCAGGGCAACCGTGCCCGCGGGA includes the following:
- a CDS encoding AbrB/MazE/SpoVT family DNA-binding domain-containing protein, whose protein sequence is MAKVTSKLQVTIPKALAEKYGIEPGDEIQWSASGDGIRLSPGRTLPKLNTEKRLQLFDRATERQQKRQADRDEMTREASDRGWTRDELYERGRSH
- a CDS encoding glycosyltransferase family 2 protein → MVTPPTLSIVLPVFNEEAGLMELHRRLVGTLETMGESFELLYVDDGSADQTLRLLRELASQDQRVVVLALSRNFGHQIALTAGLDHGRGEAIVTMDSDLQDPPELLPDLVARWREGYDVVYARRRARPGETAFKRGSAFLFYRALRMLTRIDIPTDTGDFRLLSRKAAEALRSLPEQQRFLRGLVAWIGFRQFSVDYDRPARQSGESKYRLRDMMRLAKAAAFGFSSLPIGLLGLAGALVSVGALAAVLLTDTPALVGSIFFLGGVQLLGLWVVGEYVATIASEVRRRPLYVVREALNLPSIAARDA
- a CDS encoding sulfatase-like hydrolase/transferase; the encoded protein is MKIFCAHPRLSRRRAALVSLSVFLAISCGGPEQISLIDRVLAEPVKGVVPGELELDGARLPSLGLDFPGRLDLEVTLPAHPELTFSFAVASESRAPRARVEFAASVIHDRFAVPVFRRTLRADDQNRWHQARLDLAAWAGRNVTLRFENRPVRSLNEVPWADRIRVSWGDPRVAERTPPQMPASPSVILIVVDTLRFDTLGVHGFDGPVSPSLDWLALESVRFEQAFAAAPWTKPSIASLLTGLSPLSHGVLEKNGITSYATSTLSEQAVTIAEVLSGQGFETVAFVSNSWLAADFGYAQGFGRYSIEANDGAVIERAREWLAARDPESPFFLYLHFLGPHAPYVAPERDYLALKTSSSLGKDRPISPADPARARHLDATPWANREENARLVSWRAKYAAAVRRLDRQLGTLLGELRSSGRLDRSWVVLTSDHGEEFLEHGSWEHGHSLCDHQLHVPLWIRKPGAAWAGRRISELVSLEDVMPTLLSVLSMPIPPAVQGRDRSPWLSDGDPPHDAPGEGLVASGVVNEPGLLSLRTDGLHLIWDEGSGRIELYDTVEDPEETENLANESHDEITKLQRLLAGRVAEISSQGRLDGESVPIPDRLRDQLRALGYIP